The following are encoded in a window of Sminthopsis crassicaudata isolate SCR6 chromosome 3, ASM4859323v1, whole genome shotgun sequence genomic DNA:
- the LOC141563307 gene encoding LOW QUALITY PROTEIN: NXPE family member 1-like (The sequence of the model RefSeq protein was modified relative to this genomic sequence to represent the inferred CDS: substituted 2 bases at 2 genomic stop codons) → MSIKGXSLTXVSFILYWSPLKGHTMTSSMTTCQILLLLMSVLTVFIILMASENFLKFPSVLIPSTTGHCLDTCKKSSCPETPLRIPTESTETDLKIKKIIEHLDHQIPHRPFSHVNTTTSAAHSVARIISPRTTYCKGDQLDIYLEARDYLGRRKEYGGDFLRARISSPDLKAGASGKLTDFNNGTYLVSFTLFWAGKVSVSLLLIYPSEGVSALWRARNKGYGKVTFMGQFANGRYQVLSECGLVLNTSAELCQYLDHRDQEAFYCVKPKYVSCDALTHMKTNNNGVSYLSIKEKNLLHKYDVDIEIMRKFEPIMVSQCNNVETVKEKCQIGMKSPIPSGYSLQEKWNPAFCKLTQLSNVTEINNCLKGKLIYLMGDSTLRQWIIYLSKFVKTLKYFDHHGSGPFKKYVLLDAQRHIYIQWKKHGLPFVTKQLYTLKDHEYITREIDRVAGDRSTVIVITLGQHFRLFPIDIFVRRVINIQRAIRRLFLRSPDTRVILKSENLREMHMDPGQALNFHGYIQYLIMRDIFQDLNVGIIDAWDMSIAYDSNIIHPPDNVIGNQINMFLNYIC, encoded by the exons ATGAGCATAAAAGGATGATCTTTAACCTAAGTGTCCTTTATTCTCTACTGGTCACCTCTCAAAGGACATACCATGACTTCTTCTATGACTACTTGTCAAATATTGCTGCTTTTGATGTCAGTATTAACTGTCTTTATCATTTTGATGGCTTCAGAAAACTTCTTAAAG tttccttctgttCTCATTCCTTCTACTACTGGTCATTGTTTGGACACTTGCAAAAAATCTTCATGTCCTGAAACACCACTCAGAATACCCACAGAATCCACAGagactgatttaaaaataaaaaaaatcatagagcaCCTGGATCATCAGATCCCACACAGACCATTCTCTCATGTCAATACCACCACAAGTGCAGCCCATAGTGTGGCCAGAATCATCAGTCCTAGGACCACTTACTGCAAAGGGGATCAGCTAGACATCTACCTGGAGGCGAGAGACTATTTGGGACGCAGAAAAGAATATGGAGGAGACTTCTTAAGGGCCAGGATTTCTTCCCCAGACCTGAAGGCAGGAGCTTCAGGAAAGTTGACAGATTTCAACAATGGCACTTATCTTGTCAGCTTCACGTTATTCTGGGCAGGCAaggtctctgtgtctcttctgcTCATCTATCCCAGTGAAGGGGTGTCTGCCCTCTGGAGAGCAAGGAATAAGGGATATGGTAAGGTGACTTTCATGGGTCAATTTGCCAATGGCAGATACCAAGTCTTAAGCGAATGTGGCTTGGTTCTAAATACGAGTGCTGAACTGTGCCAGTATCTGGACCACCGAGACCAGGAAGCCTTCTACTGTGTGAAACCTAAATATGTATCTTGTGATGCACTGACTCATATGAAGACCAATAATAATGGAGTTTCTTATCTTAgtataaaggagaaaaatcttttaCATAA GTATGATGTAGACATTGAAATTATGAGAAAATTTGAACCTATCATGGTCTCCCAGTGTAACA ATGTTGAAACAGTAAAAGAGAAATGCCAGATTGGAATGAAGTCCCCTATTCCCAGTGGTTATTCTTTGCAAGAGAAGTGGAATCCAGCATTTTGCAAACTAACTCAGCTAAGCAATGTGActgaaataaataattgtttgaaAGGAAAACTCATTTACCTCATGGGAGATTCTACCCTACGCCAGTGGATAATATATTTATCCAAATTTGtgaaaa CACTGAAGTACTTTGATCATCATGGAAGTGGACCATTTAAGAAGTATGTACTTCTGGATGCACAAAGACACATTTATATTCAGTGGAAAAAACATGGACTTCCATTTGTGACTAAACAATTATACACATTAAAAGATCATGAATATATTACCCGTGAAATTGACAGAGTAGCAGGAGACAGAAGCACAGTCATTGTCATTACCTTAGGACAACACTTCAGGTTATTTCCCATTGACATCTTTGTCCGAAGAGTTATCAATATCCAGAGGGCAATTAGGCGGTTATTTCTAAGAAGTCCAGATACTAGAGTTAtcctgaaatcagaaaacttACGGGAGATGCACATGGACCCTGGTCAAGCTCTCAACTTTCATGGCTATATTCAGTACCTCATTATGAGAGACATTTTTCAGGATCTCAATGTGGGCATCATTGATGCCTGGGACATGAGCATTGCATATGATTCTAACATCATCCATCCCCCTGATAATGTTATTGGAAATCAGATTAATATGTTCTTAAACTACATCTGCTAA